A section of the Ovis canadensis isolate MfBH-ARS-UI-01 breed Bighorn chromosome 1, ARS-UI_OviCan_v2, whole genome shotgun sequence genome encodes:
- the NR1I2 gene encoding nuclear receptor subfamily 1 group I member 2 isoform X9 encodes MTCEGCKGFFRRAMKRNARPRCPFRKGTCEITRKTRRQCQACRLRKCLESGMRKEMIMSDAAVEQRRALIRRKKRERTETQPPGAKGLTEEQLMMIRELTTAQMNTFDSTFIHFKNFRLRGEDGSVWNYKPPADNGGKEIFSLLPHIADVSTYMFKGIINFAKVISCFRDLPIEDQISLLKGAAFELCQLRFNTVFNAETRTWECGRLSYCVEDPAGGFQQLLLEPVLKFHYMLKKLQLHKEEYVLMQAISLFSPDRPGVVQRLVVDQLQEQFAMTLKAYIEFNRPQPAHSPMQQVLPYPARDWRLRVADPGAHSQTGGVGGRSLPVKSTAHTLEH; translated from the exons AAGGGCCATGAAACGCAATGCCCGGCCCCGGTGCCCCTTCCGGAAGGGCACCTGTGAGATCACCCGGAAGACCCGGCGTCAATGCCAGGCCTGCCGCCTTCGCAAGTGCCTGGAGAGCGGCATGAGGAAAGAGA tgatcatgTCCGATGCAGCTGTGGAGCAGAGACGGGCCTTGatcaggaggaagaagagagaacgGACTGAAACTCAGCCCCCTGGAGCCAAGGGTCTGACTGAAGAGCAGCTAATGATGATCCGGGAGCTGACGACTGCCCAGATGAACACCTTTGACAGCACCTTCATTCATTTCAAGAATTTCCGG CTTCGGGGGGAGGACGGCAGCGTCTGGAACTACAAGCCCCCAGCCGACAATGGCGGGAAAGAGATCTTCTCCCTGTTGCCCCACATCGCTGACGTGTCCACCTACATGTTCAAAGGCATCATCAACTTTGCCAAGGTCATCTCCTGTTTCAG GGACCTGCCCATAGAGGACCAGATCTCCCTGCTGAAGGGGGCCGCCTTTGAGTTGTGCCAGCTGAGATTCAACACGGTGTTCAATGCAGAGACCAGGACCTGGGAGTGTGGTCGGCTGTCCTACTGCGTGGAAGACCCTGCAG GTGGCTTCCAGCAGCTTCTCCTGGAGCCTGTGCTGAAATTCCACTatatgctgaagaagctgcagcTGCATAAGGAGGAGTACGTTCTTATGCAGGCCATCTCCCTTTTCTCTCCAG acCGCCCAGGTGTGGTGCAGCGCCTCGTGGTAGACCAGCTGCAGGAACAGTTCGCCATGACCCTGAAGGCCTACATCGAGTTCAACCGGCCCCAGCCCGCCCACAG CCCCATGCAGCAAGTGCTACCATATCCTGCCAGGGACTGGAGGCTCAGGGTGGCTGACCCCGGGGCCCACAGCCAGACAGGTGGGGTCGGAGGAAGGTCCTTGCCGGTCAAGTCTACGGCCCACACCCTGGAGCACTAA
- the NR1I2 gene encoding nuclear receptor subfamily 1 group I member 2 isoform X10 → MTCEGCKGFFRRAMKRNARPRCPFRKGTCEITRKTRRQCQACRLRKCLESGMRKEMIMSDAAVEQRRALIRRKKRERTETQPPGAKGLTEEQLMMIRELTTAQMNTFDSTFIHFKNFRLRGEDGSVWNYKPPADNGGKEIFSLLPHIADVSTYMFKGIINFAKVISCFRDLPIEDQISLLKGAAFELCQLRFNTVFNAETRTWECGRLSYCVEDPAGGFQQLLLEPVLKFHYMLKKLQLHKEEYVLMQAISLFSPDRPGVVQRLVVDQLQEQFAMTLKAYIEFNRPQPAHRDWRLRVADPGAHSQTGGVGGRSLPVKSTAHTLEH, encoded by the exons AAGGGCCATGAAACGCAATGCCCGGCCCCGGTGCCCCTTCCGGAAGGGCACCTGTGAGATCACCCGGAAGACCCGGCGTCAATGCCAGGCCTGCCGCCTTCGCAAGTGCCTGGAGAGCGGCATGAGGAAAGAGA tgatcatgTCCGATGCAGCTGTGGAGCAGAGACGGGCCTTGatcaggaggaagaagagagaacgGACTGAAACTCAGCCCCCTGGAGCCAAGGGTCTGACTGAAGAGCAGCTAATGATGATCCGGGAGCTGACGACTGCCCAGATGAACACCTTTGACAGCACCTTCATTCATTTCAAGAATTTCCGG CTTCGGGGGGAGGACGGCAGCGTCTGGAACTACAAGCCCCCAGCCGACAATGGCGGGAAAGAGATCTTCTCCCTGTTGCCCCACATCGCTGACGTGTCCACCTACATGTTCAAAGGCATCATCAACTTTGCCAAGGTCATCTCCTGTTTCAG GGACCTGCCCATAGAGGACCAGATCTCCCTGCTGAAGGGGGCCGCCTTTGAGTTGTGCCAGCTGAGATTCAACACGGTGTTCAATGCAGAGACCAGGACCTGGGAGTGTGGTCGGCTGTCCTACTGCGTGGAAGACCCTGCAG GTGGCTTCCAGCAGCTTCTCCTGGAGCCTGTGCTGAAATTCCACTatatgctgaagaagctgcagcTGCATAAGGAGGAGTACGTTCTTATGCAGGCCATCTCCCTTTTCTCTCCAG acCGCCCAGGTGTGGTGCAGCGCCTCGTGGTAGACCAGCTGCAGGAACAGTTCGCCATGACCCTGAAGGCCTACATCGAGTTCAACCGGCCCCAGCCCGCCCACAG GGACTGGAGGCTCAGGGTGGCTGACCCCGGGGCCCACAGCCAGACAGGTGGGGTCGGAGGAAGGTCCTTGCCGGTCAAGTCTACGGCCCACACCCTGGAGCACTAA
- the NR1I2 gene encoding nuclear receptor subfamily 1 group I member 2 isoform X6: protein MTCEGCKGFFRRAMKRNARPRCPFRKGTCEITRKTRRQCQACRLRKCLESGMRKEMIMSDAAVEQRRALIRRKKRERTETQPPGAKGLTEEQLMMIRELTTAQMNTFDSTFIHFKNFRLPDVLSSGRQNPEPLQIQSREEAAKWRKIREELCSVKLSLQLRGEDGSVWNYKPPADNGGKEIFSLLPHIADVSTYMFKGIINFAKVISCFRDLPIEDQISLLKGAAFELCQLRFNTVFNAETRTWECGRLSYCVEDPAGGFQQLLLEPVLKFHYMLKKLQLHKEEYVLMQAISLFSPDRPGVVQRLVVDQLQEQFAMTLKAYIEFNRPQPAHRSASQPNWDWFLLRLEH, encoded by the exons AAGGGCCATGAAACGCAATGCCCGGCCCCGGTGCCCCTTCCGGAAGGGCACCTGTGAGATCACCCGGAAGACCCGGCGTCAATGCCAGGCCTGCCGCCTTCGCAAGTGCCTGGAGAGCGGCATGAGGAAAGAGA tgatcatgTCCGATGCAGCTGTGGAGCAGAGACGGGCCTTGatcaggaggaagaagagagaacgGACTGAAACTCAGCCCCCTGGAGCCAAGGGTCTGACTGAAGAGCAGCTAATGATGATCCGGGAGCTGACGACTGCCCAGATGAACACCTTTGACAGCACCTTCATTCATTTCAAGAATTTCCGG CTGCCAGATGTGCTCAGTAGTGGCCGCCAGAATCCAGAGCCTCTGCAGATTCAGTCCAGGGAAGAAGCCGCCAAGTGGAGAAAGATCAGGGAAGAGCTATGTTCAGTGAAGCTCTCCTTGCAGCTTCGGGGGGAGGACGGCAGCGTCTGGAACTACAAGCCCCCAGCCGACAATGGCGGGAAAGAGATCTTCTCCCTGTTGCCCCACATCGCTGACGTGTCCACCTACATGTTCAAAGGCATCATCAACTTTGCCAAGGTCATCTCCTGTTTCAG GGACCTGCCCATAGAGGACCAGATCTCCCTGCTGAAGGGGGCCGCCTTTGAGTTGTGCCAGCTGAGATTCAACACGGTGTTCAATGCAGAGACCAGGACCTGGGAGTGTGGTCGGCTGTCCTACTGCGTGGAAGACCCTGCAG GTGGCTTCCAGCAGCTTCTCCTGGAGCCTGTGCTGAAATTCCACTatatgctgaagaagctgcagcTGCATAAGGAGGAGTACGTTCTTATGCAGGCCATCTCCCTTTTCTCTCCAG acCGCCCAGGTGTGGTGCAGCGCCTCGTGGTAGACCAGCTGCAGGAACAGTTCGCCATGACCCTGAAGGCCTACATCGAGTTCAACCGGCCCCAGCCCGCCCACAG GTCAGCTTCACAACCGAACTGGGACTGGTTCCTCCTGAGACTGGAACACTGA
- the NR1I2 gene encoding nuclear receptor subfamily 1 group I member 2 isoform X2 gives MTCEGCKGFFRRAMKRNARPRCPFRKGTCEITRKTRRQCQACRLRKCLESGMRKEMIMSDAAVEQRRALIRRKKRERTETQPPGAKGLTEEQLMMIRELTTAQMNTFDSTFIHFKNFRLPDVLSSGRQNPEPLQIQSREEAAKWRKIREELCSVKLSLQLRGEDGSVWNYKPPADNGGKEIFSLLPHIADVSTYMFKGIINFAKVISCFRDLPIEDQISLLKGAAFELCQLRFNTVFNAETRTWECGRLSYCVEDPAGGFQQLLLEPVLKFHYMLKKLQLHKEEYVLMQAISLFSPDRPGVVQRLVVDQLQEQFAMTLKAYIEFNRPQPAHSVWNACFPMMSLCAETEAWRRRCGWGEWSTPQRCQAALPPCPQTAVEA, from the exons AAGGGCCATGAAACGCAATGCCCGGCCCCGGTGCCCCTTCCGGAAGGGCACCTGTGAGATCACCCGGAAGACCCGGCGTCAATGCCAGGCCTGCCGCCTTCGCAAGTGCCTGGAGAGCGGCATGAGGAAAGAGA tgatcatgTCCGATGCAGCTGTGGAGCAGAGACGGGCCTTGatcaggaggaagaagagagaacgGACTGAAACTCAGCCCCCTGGAGCCAAGGGTCTGACTGAAGAGCAGCTAATGATGATCCGGGAGCTGACGACTGCCCAGATGAACACCTTTGACAGCACCTTCATTCATTTCAAGAATTTCCGG CTGCCAGATGTGCTCAGTAGTGGCCGCCAGAATCCAGAGCCTCTGCAGATTCAGTCCAGGGAAGAAGCCGCCAAGTGGAGAAAGATCAGGGAAGAGCTATGTTCAGTGAAGCTCTCCTTGCAGCTTCGGGGGGAGGACGGCAGCGTCTGGAACTACAAGCCCCCAGCCGACAATGGCGGGAAAGAGATCTTCTCCCTGTTGCCCCACATCGCTGACGTGTCCACCTACATGTTCAAAGGCATCATCAACTTTGCCAAGGTCATCTCCTGTTTCAG GGACCTGCCCATAGAGGACCAGATCTCCCTGCTGAAGGGGGCCGCCTTTGAGTTGTGCCAGCTGAGATTCAACACGGTGTTCAATGCAGAGACCAGGACCTGGGAGTGTGGTCGGCTGTCCTACTGCGTGGAAGACCCTGCAG GTGGCTTCCAGCAGCTTCTCCTGGAGCCTGTGCTGAAATTCCACTatatgctgaagaagctgcagcTGCATAAGGAGGAGTACGTTCTTATGCAGGCCATCTCCCTTTTCTCTCCAG acCGCCCAGGTGTGGTGCAGCGCCTCGTGGTAGACCAGCTGCAGGAACAGTTCGCCATGACCCTGAAGGCCTACATCGAGTTCAACCGGCCCCAGCCCGCCCACAG TGTCTGGAATGCCTGTTTCCCCATGATGTCCCTGTGTGCGGAGACTGaagcctggaggaggagatgtggGTGGGGAGAGTGGTCCACACCTCAAcggtgccaggctgctctgccccctTGTCCACAGACTGCCGTGGAAGCTTAA
- the NR1I2 gene encoding nuclear receptor subfamily 1 group I member 2 isoform X1, producing the protein MTCEGCKGFFRRAMKRNARPRCPFRKGTCEITRKTRRQCQACRLRKCLESGMRKEMIMSDAAVEQRRALIRRKKRERTETQPPGAKGLTEEQLMMIRELTTAQMNTFDSTFIHFKNFRLPDVLSSGRQNPEPLQIQSREEAAKWRKIREELCSVKLSLQLRGEDGSVWNYKPPADNGGKEIFSLLPHIADVSTYMFKGIINFAKVISCFRDLPIEDQISLLKGAAFELCQLRFNTVFNAETRTWECGRLSYCVEDPAGGFQQLLLEPVLKFHYMLKKLQLHKEEYVLMQAISLFSPDRPGVVQRLVVDQLQEQFAMTLKAYIEFNRPQPAHRFLFLKIMAILTELRSISAEHTQQLLRIHDVHPFATPLMQELFSTTNA; encoded by the exons AAGGGCCATGAAACGCAATGCCCGGCCCCGGTGCCCCTTCCGGAAGGGCACCTGTGAGATCACCCGGAAGACCCGGCGTCAATGCCAGGCCTGCCGCCTTCGCAAGTGCCTGGAGAGCGGCATGAGGAAAGAGA tgatcatgTCCGATGCAGCTGTGGAGCAGAGACGGGCCTTGatcaggaggaagaagagagaacgGACTGAAACTCAGCCCCCTGGAGCCAAGGGTCTGACTGAAGAGCAGCTAATGATGATCCGGGAGCTGACGACTGCCCAGATGAACACCTTTGACAGCACCTTCATTCATTTCAAGAATTTCCGG CTGCCAGATGTGCTCAGTAGTGGCCGCCAGAATCCAGAGCCTCTGCAGATTCAGTCCAGGGAAGAAGCCGCCAAGTGGAGAAAGATCAGGGAAGAGCTATGTTCAGTGAAGCTCTCCTTGCAGCTTCGGGGGGAGGACGGCAGCGTCTGGAACTACAAGCCCCCAGCCGACAATGGCGGGAAAGAGATCTTCTCCCTGTTGCCCCACATCGCTGACGTGTCCACCTACATGTTCAAAGGCATCATCAACTTTGCCAAGGTCATCTCCTGTTTCAG GGACCTGCCCATAGAGGACCAGATCTCCCTGCTGAAGGGGGCCGCCTTTGAGTTGTGCCAGCTGAGATTCAACACGGTGTTCAATGCAGAGACCAGGACCTGGGAGTGTGGTCGGCTGTCCTACTGCGTGGAAGACCCTGCAG GTGGCTTCCAGCAGCTTCTCCTGGAGCCTGTGCTGAAATTCCACTatatgctgaagaagctgcagcTGCATAAGGAGGAGTACGTTCTTATGCAGGCCATCTCCCTTTTCTCTCCAG acCGCCCAGGTGTGGTGCAGCGCCTCGTGGTAGACCAGCTGCAGGAACAGTTCGCCATGACCCTGAAGGCCTACATCGAGTTCAACCGGCCCCAGCCCGCCCACAG GTTCTTGTTCCTGAAGATCATGGCCATACTCACCGAGCTCCGCAGCATCAGCGCCGAGCACACCCAGCAGCTACTGCGCATCCATGACGTTCACCCCTTCGCCACCCCACTCATGCAGGAGCTCTTCAGCACCACAAATGCCTGA
- the NR1I2 gene encoding nuclear receptor subfamily 1 group I member 2 isoform X11 — MTCEGCKGFFRRAMKRNARPRCPFRKGTCEITRKTRRQCQACRLRKCLESGMRKEMIMSDAAVEQRRALIRRKKRERTETQPPGAKGLTEEQLMMIRELTTAQMNTFDSTFIHFKNFRLRGEDGSVWNYKPPADNGGKEIFSLLPHIADVSTYMFKGIINFAKVISCFRDLPIEDQISLLKGAAFELCQLRFNTVFNAETRTWECGRLSYCVEDPAGGFQQLLLEPVLKFHYMLKKLQLHKEEYVLMQAISLFSPDRPGVVQRLVVDQLQEQFAMTLKAYIEFNRPQPAHRSASQPNWDWFLLRLEH, encoded by the exons AAGGGCCATGAAACGCAATGCCCGGCCCCGGTGCCCCTTCCGGAAGGGCACCTGTGAGATCACCCGGAAGACCCGGCGTCAATGCCAGGCCTGCCGCCTTCGCAAGTGCCTGGAGAGCGGCATGAGGAAAGAGA tgatcatgTCCGATGCAGCTGTGGAGCAGAGACGGGCCTTGatcaggaggaagaagagagaacgGACTGAAACTCAGCCCCCTGGAGCCAAGGGTCTGACTGAAGAGCAGCTAATGATGATCCGGGAGCTGACGACTGCCCAGATGAACACCTTTGACAGCACCTTCATTCATTTCAAGAATTTCCGG CTTCGGGGGGAGGACGGCAGCGTCTGGAACTACAAGCCCCCAGCCGACAATGGCGGGAAAGAGATCTTCTCCCTGTTGCCCCACATCGCTGACGTGTCCACCTACATGTTCAAAGGCATCATCAACTTTGCCAAGGTCATCTCCTGTTTCAG GGACCTGCCCATAGAGGACCAGATCTCCCTGCTGAAGGGGGCCGCCTTTGAGTTGTGCCAGCTGAGATTCAACACGGTGTTCAATGCAGAGACCAGGACCTGGGAGTGTGGTCGGCTGTCCTACTGCGTGGAAGACCCTGCAG GTGGCTTCCAGCAGCTTCTCCTGGAGCCTGTGCTGAAATTCCACTatatgctgaagaagctgcagcTGCATAAGGAGGAGTACGTTCTTATGCAGGCCATCTCCCTTTTCTCTCCAG acCGCCCAGGTGTGGTGCAGCGCCTCGTGGTAGACCAGCTGCAGGAACAGTTCGCCATGACCCTGAAGGCCTACATCGAGTTCAACCGGCCCCAGCCCGCCCACAG GTCAGCTTCACAACCGAACTGGGACTGGTTCCTCCTGAGACTGGAACACTGA
- the NR1I2 gene encoding nuclear receptor subfamily 1 group I member 2 isoform X7, protein MTCEGCKGFFRRAMKRNARPRCPFRKGTCEITRKTRRQCQACRLRKCLESGMRKEMIMSDAAVEQRRALIRRKKRERTETQPPGAKGLTEEQLMMIRELTTAQMNTFDSTFIHFKNFRLRGEDGSVWNYKPPADNGGKEIFSLLPHIADVSTYMFKGIINFAKVISCFRDLPIEDQISLLKGAAFELCQLRFNTVFNAETRTWECGRLSYCVEDPAGGFQQLLLEPVLKFHYMLKKLQLHKEEYVLMQAISLFSPDRPGVVQRLVVDQLQEQFAMTLKAYIEFNRPQPAHRFLFLKIMAILTELRSISAEHTQQLLRIHDVHPFATPLMQELFSTTNA, encoded by the exons AAGGGCCATGAAACGCAATGCCCGGCCCCGGTGCCCCTTCCGGAAGGGCACCTGTGAGATCACCCGGAAGACCCGGCGTCAATGCCAGGCCTGCCGCCTTCGCAAGTGCCTGGAGAGCGGCATGAGGAAAGAGA tgatcatgTCCGATGCAGCTGTGGAGCAGAGACGGGCCTTGatcaggaggaagaagagagaacgGACTGAAACTCAGCCCCCTGGAGCCAAGGGTCTGACTGAAGAGCAGCTAATGATGATCCGGGAGCTGACGACTGCCCAGATGAACACCTTTGACAGCACCTTCATTCATTTCAAGAATTTCCGG CTTCGGGGGGAGGACGGCAGCGTCTGGAACTACAAGCCCCCAGCCGACAATGGCGGGAAAGAGATCTTCTCCCTGTTGCCCCACATCGCTGACGTGTCCACCTACATGTTCAAAGGCATCATCAACTTTGCCAAGGTCATCTCCTGTTTCAG GGACCTGCCCATAGAGGACCAGATCTCCCTGCTGAAGGGGGCCGCCTTTGAGTTGTGCCAGCTGAGATTCAACACGGTGTTCAATGCAGAGACCAGGACCTGGGAGTGTGGTCGGCTGTCCTACTGCGTGGAAGACCCTGCAG GTGGCTTCCAGCAGCTTCTCCTGGAGCCTGTGCTGAAATTCCACTatatgctgaagaagctgcagcTGCATAAGGAGGAGTACGTTCTTATGCAGGCCATCTCCCTTTTCTCTCCAG acCGCCCAGGTGTGGTGCAGCGCCTCGTGGTAGACCAGCTGCAGGAACAGTTCGCCATGACCCTGAAGGCCTACATCGAGTTCAACCGGCCCCAGCCCGCCCACAG GTTCTTGTTCCTGAAGATCATGGCCATACTCACCGAGCTCCGCAGCATCAGCGCCGAGCACACCCAGCAGCTACTGCGCATCCATGACGTTCACCCCTTCGCCACCCCACTCATGCAGGAGCTCTTCAGCACCACAAATGCCTGA
- the NR1I2 gene encoding nuclear receptor subfamily 1 group I member 2 isoform X8 — MTCEGCKGFFRRAMKRNARPRCPFRKGTCEITRKTRRQCQACRLRKCLESGMRKEMIMSDAAVEQRRALIRRKKRERTETQPPGAKGLTEEQLMMIRELTTAQMNTFDSTFIHFKNFRLRGEDGSVWNYKPPADNGGKEIFSLLPHIADVSTYMFKGIINFAKVISCFRDLPIEDQISLLKGAAFELCQLRFNTVFNAETRTWECGRLSYCVEDPAGGFQQLLLEPVLKFHYMLKKLQLHKEEYVLMQAISLFSPDRPGVVQRLVVDQLQEQFAMTLKAYIEFNRPQPAHSVWNACFPMMSLCAETEAWRRRCGWGEWSTPQRCQAALPPCPQTAVEA, encoded by the exons AAGGGCCATGAAACGCAATGCCCGGCCCCGGTGCCCCTTCCGGAAGGGCACCTGTGAGATCACCCGGAAGACCCGGCGTCAATGCCAGGCCTGCCGCCTTCGCAAGTGCCTGGAGAGCGGCATGAGGAAAGAGA tgatcatgTCCGATGCAGCTGTGGAGCAGAGACGGGCCTTGatcaggaggaagaagagagaacgGACTGAAACTCAGCCCCCTGGAGCCAAGGGTCTGACTGAAGAGCAGCTAATGATGATCCGGGAGCTGACGACTGCCCAGATGAACACCTTTGACAGCACCTTCATTCATTTCAAGAATTTCCGG CTTCGGGGGGAGGACGGCAGCGTCTGGAACTACAAGCCCCCAGCCGACAATGGCGGGAAAGAGATCTTCTCCCTGTTGCCCCACATCGCTGACGTGTCCACCTACATGTTCAAAGGCATCATCAACTTTGCCAAGGTCATCTCCTGTTTCAG GGACCTGCCCATAGAGGACCAGATCTCCCTGCTGAAGGGGGCCGCCTTTGAGTTGTGCCAGCTGAGATTCAACACGGTGTTCAATGCAGAGACCAGGACCTGGGAGTGTGGTCGGCTGTCCTACTGCGTGGAAGACCCTGCAG GTGGCTTCCAGCAGCTTCTCCTGGAGCCTGTGCTGAAATTCCACTatatgctgaagaagctgcagcTGCATAAGGAGGAGTACGTTCTTATGCAGGCCATCTCCCTTTTCTCTCCAG acCGCCCAGGTGTGGTGCAGCGCCTCGTGGTAGACCAGCTGCAGGAACAGTTCGCCATGACCCTGAAGGCCTACATCGAGTTCAACCGGCCCCAGCCCGCCCACAG TGTCTGGAATGCCTGTTTCCCCATGATGTCCCTGTGTGCGGAGACTGaagcctggaggaggagatgtggGTGGGGAGAGTGGTCCACACCTCAAcggtgccaggctgctctgccccctTGTCCACAGACTGCCGTGGAAGCTTAA
- the NR1I2 gene encoding nuclear receptor subfamily 1 group I member 2 isoform X4: protein MTCEGCKGFFRRAMKRNARPRCPFRKGTCEITRKTRRQCQACRLRKCLESGMRKEMIMSDAAVEQRRALIRRKKRERTETQPPGAKGLTEEQLMMIRELTTAQMNTFDSTFIHFKNFRLPDVLSSGRQNPEPLQIQSREEAAKWRKIREELCSVKLSLQLRGEDGSVWNYKPPADNGGKEIFSLLPHIADVSTYMFKGIINFAKVISCFRDLPIEDQISLLKGAAFELCQLRFNTVFNAETRTWECGRLSYCVEDPAGGFQQLLLEPVLKFHYMLKKLQLHKEEYVLMQAISLFSPDRPGVVQRLVVDQLQEQFAMTLKAYIEFNRPQPAHRDWRLRVADPGAHSQTGGVGGRSLPVKSTAHTLEH, encoded by the exons AAGGGCCATGAAACGCAATGCCCGGCCCCGGTGCCCCTTCCGGAAGGGCACCTGTGAGATCACCCGGAAGACCCGGCGTCAATGCCAGGCCTGCCGCCTTCGCAAGTGCCTGGAGAGCGGCATGAGGAAAGAGA tgatcatgTCCGATGCAGCTGTGGAGCAGAGACGGGCCTTGatcaggaggaagaagagagaacgGACTGAAACTCAGCCCCCTGGAGCCAAGGGTCTGACTGAAGAGCAGCTAATGATGATCCGGGAGCTGACGACTGCCCAGATGAACACCTTTGACAGCACCTTCATTCATTTCAAGAATTTCCGG CTGCCAGATGTGCTCAGTAGTGGCCGCCAGAATCCAGAGCCTCTGCAGATTCAGTCCAGGGAAGAAGCCGCCAAGTGGAGAAAGATCAGGGAAGAGCTATGTTCAGTGAAGCTCTCCTTGCAGCTTCGGGGGGAGGACGGCAGCGTCTGGAACTACAAGCCCCCAGCCGACAATGGCGGGAAAGAGATCTTCTCCCTGTTGCCCCACATCGCTGACGTGTCCACCTACATGTTCAAAGGCATCATCAACTTTGCCAAGGTCATCTCCTGTTTCAG GGACCTGCCCATAGAGGACCAGATCTCCCTGCTGAAGGGGGCCGCCTTTGAGTTGTGCCAGCTGAGATTCAACACGGTGTTCAATGCAGAGACCAGGACCTGGGAGTGTGGTCGGCTGTCCTACTGCGTGGAAGACCCTGCAG GTGGCTTCCAGCAGCTTCTCCTGGAGCCTGTGCTGAAATTCCACTatatgctgaagaagctgcagcTGCATAAGGAGGAGTACGTTCTTATGCAGGCCATCTCCCTTTTCTCTCCAG acCGCCCAGGTGTGGTGCAGCGCCTCGTGGTAGACCAGCTGCAGGAACAGTTCGCCATGACCCTGAAGGCCTACATCGAGTTCAACCGGCCCCAGCCCGCCCACAG GGACTGGAGGCTCAGGGTGGCTGACCCCGGGGCCCACAGCCAGACAGGTGGGGTCGGAGGAAGGTCCTTGCCGGTCAAGTCTACGGCCCACACCCTGGAGCACTAA
- the NR1I2 gene encoding nuclear receptor subfamily 1 group I member 2 isoform X3: MTCEGCKGFFRRAMKRNARPRCPFRKGTCEITRKTRRQCQACRLRKCLESGMRKEMIMSDAAVEQRRALIRRKKRERTETQPPGAKGLTEEQLMMIRELTTAQMNTFDSTFIHFKNFRLPDVLSSGRQNPEPLQIQSREEAAKWRKIREELCSVKLSLQLRGEDGSVWNYKPPADNGGKEIFSLLPHIADVSTYMFKGIINFAKVISCFRDLPIEDQISLLKGAAFELCQLRFNTVFNAETRTWECGRLSYCVEDPAGGFQQLLLEPVLKFHYMLKKLQLHKEEYVLMQAISLFSPDRPGVVQRLVVDQLQEQFAMTLKAYIEFNRPQPAHSPMQQVLPYPARDWRLRVADPGAHSQTGGVGGRSLPVKSTAHTLEH, encoded by the exons AAGGGCCATGAAACGCAATGCCCGGCCCCGGTGCCCCTTCCGGAAGGGCACCTGTGAGATCACCCGGAAGACCCGGCGTCAATGCCAGGCCTGCCGCCTTCGCAAGTGCCTGGAGAGCGGCATGAGGAAAGAGA tgatcatgTCCGATGCAGCTGTGGAGCAGAGACGGGCCTTGatcaggaggaagaagagagaacgGACTGAAACTCAGCCCCCTGGAGCCAAGGGTCTGACTGAAGAGCAGCTAATGATGATCCGGGAGCTGACGACTGCCCAGATGAACACCTTTGACAGCACCTTCATTCATTTCAAGAATTTCCGG CTGCCAGATGTGCTCAGTAGTGGCCGCCAGAATCCAGAGCCTCTGCAGATTCAGTCCAGGGAAGAAGCCGCCAAGTGGAGAAAGATCAGGGAAGAGCTATGTTCAGTGAAGCTCTCCTTGCAGCTTCGGGGGGAGGACGGCAGCGTCTGGAACTACAAGCCCCCAGCCGACAATGGCGGGAAAGAGATCTTCTCCCTGTTGCCCCACATCGCTGACGTGTCCACCTACATGTTCAAAGGCATCATCAACTTTGCCAAGGTCATCTCCTGTTTCAG GGACCTGCCCATAGAGGACCAGATCTCCCTGCTGAAGGGGGCCGCCTTTGAGTTGTGCCAGCTGAGATTCAACACGGTGTTCAATGCAGAGACCAGGACCTGGGAGTGTGGTCGGCTGTCCTACTGCGTGGAAGACCCTGCAG GTGGCTTCCAGCAGCTTCTCCTGGAGCCTGTGCTGAAATTCCACTatatgctgaagaagctgcagcTGCATAAGGAGGAGTACGTTCTTATGCAGGCCATCTCCCTTTTCTCTCCAG acCGCCCAGGTGTGGTGCAGCGCCTCGTGGTAGACCAGCTGCAGGAACAGTTCGCCATGACCCTGAAGGCCTACATCGAGTTCAACCGGCCCCAGCCCGCCCACAG CCCCATGCAGCAAGTGCTACCATATCCTGCCAGGGACTGGAGGCTCAGGGTGGCTGACCCCGGGGCCCACAGCCAGACAGGTGGGGTCGGAGGAAGGTCCTTGCCGGTCAAGTCTACGGCCCACACCCTGGAGCACTAA